A single region of the Brachypodium distachyon strain Bd21 chromosome 3, Brachypodium_distachyon_v3.0, whole genome shotgun sequence genome encodes:
- the LOC100829711 gene encoding transcription factor bHLH112 translates to MADHHQEMIRAAAVPSASMYNNGGGGVQASRRGGSGGDWWSMAESPGSNSHAAGSSITFQEPIAPAADPATIAAGGWNQPSFMDDGSGFHGHMSSRPSDQAHINQPSLLMSPSSSNNNSSNMMLQLQVADQHDPNYQFLSNLGFELLSSPASTPYATGGGSRPSSLLRSLTEPSAAAKPINYQPVTSQLPAAASVATTPFWNPTTGFDAAAYRASLEAAGPPPAQSRPASLAAKNTLEGVGDSSSCVVTKKTSSGPTAKKARTGTPPSPLPTFKVRKEKLGDRVTALQQLVSPFGKTDTASVLHETIEYIKFLHDQVGAHSAPYLKNRQQQVPHSKSSSTDKKDNNGGEEAAARDLTGRGLCLVPISSTFAVASETPVVDYWNPFGAAFR, encoded by the exons ATGGCAGATCACCACCAGGAGATGATCCGTGCTGCAGCCGTGCCGTCGGCCTCCATGTAcaacaacggcggcggcggcgtccaggCCAGCCGtcgcggcggcagtggcggtgACTGGTGGAGCATGGCCGAGTCGCCTGGTTCGAACTCGCACGCCGCCGGCAGCTCCATCACTTTCCAAGAACCcatcgcccccgccgccgatcCGGCCACCATCGCTGCCGGCGGCTGGAACCAGCCTTCTTTCAT GGACGATGGATCTGGATTCCATGGACACATGAGCTCGAGACCAAGCGATCAGGCTCACATCAACCAACCAAGTTTGCTGATGAGTCCATCTTCATCAAATAACAACAGCAGCAATATGATGCTTCAGCTGCAAGTAGCAGATCAGCATGATCCCAACTACCAGTTCCTGTCCAACCTCGGTTTCGAGCTGCTCTCGTCGCCGGCCTCTACGCCGTATGCCACCGGTGGAGGCTCCCGGCCCTCCTCGCTGCTAAGAAGCCTCACGGAGCCGTCTGCGGCAGCGAAGCCTATAAATTACCAGCCGGTGACGAGCCAGCTGCCGGCTGCTGCAAGCGTCGCCACGACGCCGTTCTGGAACCCTACCACTGGGTTTGATGCGGCGGCTTACCGAGCAAGCCTTGAGGCTGCCGGACCACCGCCGGCGCAATCTAGGCCGGCAAGCCTCGCGGCAAAG AATACATTGGAAGGGGTAGGAGACTCAAGCAGTTGTGTCGTCACCAAGAAGACAAGCTCTGGCCCTACAGCCAAGAAAGCAAGAACGGGAACGCCACCATCACCATTGCCGACCTTCAAG GTTAGAAAGGAGAAGCTAGGGGACAGGGTCACAGCACTCCAGCAACTAGTCTCCCCTTTTGGCAAG ACGGACACGGCATCGGTGCTCCACGAGACCATCGAGTACATCAAGTTCCTGCACGACCAAGTTGGT GCACATAGTGCTCCTTACCTAAAGAACAGGCAACAACAAGTGCCCCACTCCAAG AGCTCGTCCACTGACAAGAAGGACAATAATGGCGgcgaagaggcggcggcgagagacCTCACCGGGCGAGGGCTGTGCCTGGTCCCGATATCGAGCACCTTCGCGGTGGCCAGCGAGACGCCGGTCGTCGATTACTGGAATCCCTTCGGTGCAGCGTTCCGGTAG
- the LOC112271639 gene encoding uncharacterized protein LOC112271639, with amino-acid sequence MSLSKLKGHAAMSDPLSTKEVTEYDSNEESQTSSTTKSPTSRTSAKTLYWIIKKFNPIKRQLVKEIGFGGLLELPLWNSISRIFSTWLLGQVDCIDFTIVLDAARRLQFTPQDVNKVFGIPCGHRDVLGPETQISDAAMVYIREQAGISMSKISLKDAEKIVLMDLSENSTRLQKDSFKMAFVIIAMGHLLSPSTKYDHVNIDFLGALRCTEEIGQYNWCAYVITCPLCKTSECTLKRTSSTRFVL; translated from the exons ATGAGTCTTTCCAAG CTCAAAGGGCATGCTGCAATGTCTGATCCTCTGAGTACTAAAGAAGTAACAGAGTATGATAGCAATGAAgaaagtcaaacttcttcaactACCAAGTCCCCAACCTCAAGGACATCCGCAAAAACTCTTTACTGGATTATCAAGAAATTCAATCCTATCAAGAGACAATTGGTCAAAGAAATAGGTTTTGGAGGCTTACTTGAACTGCCTCTATGGAATTCAATTAGTCGCATCTTCAGTACTTGGCTTCTTGGCCAAGTTGATTGCATAGACTTCACAATTGTACTAGATGCAGCTCGGAGGCTGCAGTTCACACCACAGGATGTGAACAAAGTATTTGGTATCCCATGCGGACACCGTGATGTACTAGGACCAGAAACTCAAATATCGGATGCTGCAATGGTTTACATTCGTGAACAAGCTGGTATATCTATGAGCAAGATCAGCCTCAAAGATGCTGAGAAGATTGTCCTTATGGACTTGTCAGAAAACAGCACAAGATTACAGAAGGATTCATTCAAGATGGCATTTGTTATCATTGCCATGGGTCATCTCCTGTCTCCATCAACAAAGTACGATCACGTGAACATTGATTTCCTTGGTGCGTTGCGTTGTACCGAGGAAATTGGTCAATACAACTGGTGTGCATATGTTATCACTTGTCCTCTCTGCAAAACCTCTGAGTGCACTCTCAAGAGGACCAGCTCGACCAG ATTTGTTCTTTAG
- the LOC100830331 gene encoding zinc finger protein CONSTANS-LIKE 4 codes for MAASGGRDGGKGSGKGGCELCGAAARVYCCADDATLCWGCDAQVHGANFLVARHARALLCRGCARPTPWRAAGPRLGPTASLCERCVGRGRGGGDGEEEDEEMTVEEEEEEEEEEGEGENQVVPWAEDAEATPPPVASSTSSSSREAAPNAGHRCAKEDLPCSTSQPSSCRGGQSDEATSARNSSGGRHFFASGHRKRSTSDFLSSGSAQSGSGPPGRNRSTAAISRNDFS; via the exons ATGGCGGCGTCGGGTGGACGGGACGGCGGGAAGGGTAGTGGGAAGGGGGGCTGCGAGCTctgcggggcggcggcgcgggtgtaCTGCTGCGCCGACGACGCGACGCTCTGCTGGGGCTGCGACGCGCAGGTGCACGGCGCAAACTTCCTCGTGGCGCGGCACGCGCGCGCGCTGCTCTGCCGCGGGTGCGCGCGGCCCACGCCGTGGCGCGCCGCCGGGCCCCGGCTCGGCCCCACGGCGTCGCTCTGCGAGCGCTGCGTcgggcgcggccgcggcggcggcgacggcgaggaagaggacgaggagatgaccgttgaggaggaggaagaagaggaggaggaggagggcgagggggAGAACCAGGTGGTGCCGTGGGCGGAGGACGCGGaggccacgccgccgccagtcGCCAGCTCCACgtccagcagcagccgcgAGGCCGCCCCCAACGCCGGTCACCGCTGCGCGAAG GAGGACCTTCCGTGCTCGACGTCCCAGCCGAGCTCGTGCCGCGGCGGTCAGAGCGACGAGGCCACCTCCGCCCGGaacagcagcggcggccgacACTTCTTCGCCTCTGGGCACAGGAAGAGATCCACCTCGGATTTCCTCAGCTCGGGGTCGGCGCAGTCCGGGAGCGGCCCACCAGGGAGGAATCGCTCTACCGCGGCGATTAGTCGAAATGA CTTTTCATGA